CAGTCGTCGAGCACGTTCAGGCCGTCGCGCGCCACCGGGATCACGACGACCACCGGGTTGCCGTGGTCGTCCTGCACGTTGAGCCGCGCGTAGTCGGAGAACGCGGTGCCGGTCGCGTAATACTTGCGGCCGTTCAGCCGGTAATGGTCGCCCTCGCGCACGAGCTGCGTCGTGATCTCGCCCGGACGCGACGTGCCGAGTTCCGTCGATGCGCCGCCGAAAATCGCGCCGTCGATCACGCGCTGGATCTGCAATTCGTTGAACGGCGTGCGCGGCGACAGCAGCAGCGCCTCGGTCTGGTCGAAGTGGATGCGCAACGCGTGCGCGAGGTTGCTGTCCTCGGCCGCGAGCGCGGCGATCACGTCGAACTCGTCGACCAGCGACCCGCCGAGGCCGCCCCACTCGACCGGCAGCCGCAGCTTGCCGAGCCCCGACTCGCGGAACAGCCGGAAGCCGTCGAACGGCAGTTCGCGGCGGACCTCGCGCGCGGCCGCGCCTTCGCCGATCGCCTTCGCGAGCGCGGGCAGCGCGGCAAGCGCCGCTTCGAGCCGCGCGTTCGCGGCGGTGTTCTGTGCAGCAGCCATCCGTCGTTCCTCTATCTGACCATGCGGGCCGGCGCGCTGCCGGCGAAGCCTGAAAGTATAGGGACGCGCGTCACGACGGATAACCACCGATTTGCGCTAATGTTATTCGCGCGGATGCAAAAGCATGCGTCTGTCCGGCCGCGCAATGCGCTGCGAAAAACGCGCTGATTCGCGCGATGCAAATCACGTCGCGATGCTTAACGATCGCTCGATTCGTTCTTTGACGGCGCGCACGACGCGTTTCGATAATCGGCGCTTTTCCCGTTCAGGAGCCCGATGATGCGCCGCGTTGCCGCTGCCTTTCCGTTCGCTGCGATTGCAGCTTTTGCGATGCTGATGCTGCCGGGCTTCGCGTCCGCCGCGAACGACGACGCGCAGCGCACGCTGCGCATCGGCTTCGTGCCGGGACCGTATGCGGACGAGTTCCGCGAAGGCGTCGAACCGCAACTGGTTCGCAAGGGCTACAAGATCAAATACGTGGAGTTCAGGACCGGCCTCGAAGCGAACCAGGCCGTCTACAGCGGCGAAATCGCCGCCGACGTGATGCAGCACGAGGTCTATCTGAAGTCGTACAACGACCGCAACGGCACCGACCTGGTCGGCGTCGTGCAGGTGCCGACGCCGCCGATGGGCCTCTATTCGACGAAGCACCGCACGCTCGCCGACGTGAAGTCCGGCGCGACCGTCGCGGTGCCGAACGATCCGGTGAACCTCGAACGCGCGCTGAAAATCCTGCAGCGGATCGGCTGGATCCGCATCCGCCCGAACCCGAATCCGGTGGACGTGACCGAGCGCGACCTGATCGCGAACCCGGCCGGCATCCGCATCGTGCCGCTCGAAAACGCGCAGGCGCCGCGCGCGCTCGACGACGTCGACTACGCGGCGATCCAGGGCAACTTCGCGATTTCGAGCGGCCACCGGCTGACCGAGGCGCTCGCGCTCGAACAGATGACGTCGCCGTATGTAAACCAGGTGGTCGTGAAGGCGACGAACCGCAATTCGCGCACGACGACGGATATCGTGGAAGCGTATCGCTCCGACGCGTTCCGCAGCGCGATTCTCGGCAATCACGTTTATGACGGGTTCCGGCTGCCCGATTATTTCGGGCATTGAGCGGCGCGATTGCATGCGCGGCGATCGTTATCGCAGCGTGGGCATCCGCGAAAGTTCGACAACGCGCGTTATGTCGTCGGAGTCGCGAAACAGGTGTGCACCGCACGCTTAGAAAATCACAAATCGTTGTTTTGCCGGCTCCGCATCGCGTGCTTAACTTTTTGTCCTGCGGCGCGCAACGTCCGCCCCCGCGACCGAACCGGAAAGCCAACGTGACCCAATCGACCCTCGCCCGCCCTGCTTCGCTTCCTGCCTCGCTCCCAGCCTCGCCGCCGGATCGCGTTCCGGTCGGCGACCCCGTTCACACGCCGTTCGTGCCGGTGCCCTCGCCGGCGTCGTTCATCGACAGCCCCGCGTCGCGCATTCTCGCGCAGCCACTGATGCTCGGCCTGTTCCTGCCGATCCAGGCGGGCGGCTGGAGCGCATCGACACTGCCGCGCACGACGGACTGGTCGTTCGACTACAACGCGGGCCTCGTGAAGCAGGCCGAGGACTTCGGCTTCGACCTCGTGTTCGCGCTGTCGCAATGGCTGCCGAAGGGCGGTTACGGCGGCGTGTTCGACGGCCACGCGCTCGACTCGTTCATGACGCTCGCCGCGCTGACCGCGCGCACCGAACGGATCGTGCTGGTCGCGACGAGCCACGTGCTGTACGGGCCGTGGCATCCGCTGCACTTCGCGAAGTTCTGCGCGACGCTCGATCACATCTCGAACGGCCGCTGGGGGATCAACGTCGTCACCGGCCATCGCGCGGTCGAGCACGAAATGTTCGGCTGGCAGCGGATCGAGCACGACCGCCGCTACGAACTCGCGGCCGAGTTTCTCGACGCCGTGCAGCAGTTGTGGGCGCAGCCGGACAACTTCACCTGCCACCCGCTGCAATCGTCGTGGCGGCTGAACGGCGCGTTCGTCACGCCGAAGCCGCGTTATGGCCGTCCGCTGCTCGTGAACGCCACCGGCTCCGACGCGGGGATCGAATTCGCCGCGCGTTATTCGGATGTCGTGTTCATCACCAGCCCCGCCGGTTCGGAGATCGAAGCGGCGCTCGCCGCGCTGCCCGAACACACGGCCCGCGTCAAAGCGGCCGCCGCGCGCCACGGCCGCCCGGTGCGCACGCTGATTAACCCGATGGTGATCTGCCGCGAGACGCCGGCCGAGGCGCGCGCGTATCGCGACGCGATCGTCGCCCACGGCGACGAAGGCAGCTTCCAGCGCTTCGACAGCGACGCGCACGCCTGGCGCGGCAACGCCGCGCAGCGCCAGGCCGCGGCGGCGCGCGCGGTCGGCGGCAACATCTCGATCGTCGGCTCGCCCGAGGAGATCGCGGCGTACATCGTGCGGCTGCATCGCGCCGGCATCGACGGCGTGCAGTTGAGCTTCTTCGACTTCGAACCGGACCTGCGCTTCTTCGGCGAACGCGTGCTGCCGCTGCTGCGCGAAGCCGGACTGCGCCACTGATCCAGTAAGCGCCAACGCGCCGCCGCGCGCCTCCACACAAAGGGGAACACATGAGCCGCCTCTGGTACACCCGCTGCCCCGCGCCGACGCCGTTCGGCATCGCCGCGCAGCAGGGTCTGCTGCAACAGGAGTTCGCCGCGGACGGCATCGACGTCGCCGCGTTGCAGGACGCCGACGACGTGCTGATCCGCCGTTCGCACTTCACGCATTCGCAGCCATGGTCGTTCCGCCAGGGCGGCAACATTCCGGCGTTGTGGGCACGCTCACAAGGCAGCGATACGCGGCTCATCGGCGTCAGCTGGGTGGACGAGTTCCAGGCGCTGCTCACGCTCGATCCGCACCTGGAAGCGACGCGCGCGTCGCTCGCCGGACGCCGCTTCGGGCTGCCGCTGAACACGCGCGCGCAGGTCGTCGATTTTCATCGCGCGACCGCGCTACGCGGCTTCGCCTCGCTGCTCGACGCGGCCGGCGCGTCGCTGGCCGACGTCGAACTGATCGACCTGCCGCACGCGCCGCGCGGCCTCGAAGACGCGAAGCCGGCCGCCGACGCGCCGATCGGCGCGTGGCTCGACGCGCAACGCTCGCACGAATTCGCGCGCGAAGCGCAGGCGCTGCTGCGCGGCGAGGTAGACGTGGTGTTCGTGAAGGGCGCGACGGGGCTCGACATCGCGAACGTGACCGGCGCGCGCGTGCTGATCGACATCGGCGCGCAGCGCGACCGCCGCCTGCATGCGAACAACGGCACGCCGCGCCCGCTGACCGTCGATGCGCAACTGCTGCGCGAGCGGCCCGACCTCGTCGAGCGCGTGCTGGTCCGCACGCTCGACGTCGGCGACTGGGCGGGCGCGCATCCGGTCGAGGTCGCAAGTTACGTCGGCCGCGAAGTGCGCAGCGCCGAGCATTGGGTGCGCCGCGCCTATCCGGGCGGGCTGCACCGGCAACTCGCGATCGGCCTCGACGCCGATGCGCTCGACGCGTTGTCGAACTTCAAACGCTTCCTGTTCGAACACGCGTTCATACCGAACGACTTCGATTTCGCGCAATGGGTCGATCCAGCGCCGCTCGCCGCCGCGCTCGAACGGCGGCAAGCGGCAGGCCGGGCCGCCGCGTGAGCGTCGCCTCGCCGTTCGCCTGACCACTACGCACGGACCGGCCGCGCGCGCCGGGTCCGCCCCCCCACGCTCTTCCTTCTTCGACCCGATGATCCAGAACCTGCTGCGCACCGCGCTCGTGCGGTGCGGTGTCCTTTCGCTGGCCGGCGCGTGCGCGCTTGCCGGCCCCGCCGCGTTCGCGCAGACGCGCGGCGGCACGCTGAACTTCGTCGTCACGCCGGAGCCGACCGCGCTCGTCGACGTCGCGACAACGGCGGTAAACGTGCTGAAGGTGAGCCCGAAAGTCGTCGAAGGGCTGCTCGACTACGACTTCGATTTCAGGCCGAAACCGTCGCTCGCGACGTCATGGGAAGTCGCGGACGACGGCCGCCGCTACGTGTTCCACCTGCGCCGCGGCGTGAAATGGCAGGACGGCCAGCCGTTCACGTCGGCCGACGTCGCGTGGTCGCTGCAAACATTGCGCTCCGTGCATCCGCGCGCGAAAACGACCTTCGCGAACGTGACCGACATCGCGACGCCCGACCCGTACACGGTCGTCATCACGCTGTCGAAACCCGCGCCGTACCTGATCCGCGCGTTCTCGTCGTCGGAGACGCCGATCCTGCCGAAACACGTGTACGAGGGCCGGGACGTGCTGTCGAATCCGGCGAACAACGCGCCGATCGGCACCGGCCCGTTCCGTTTCGTGAAGTGGGTGCGCGGCAGCTACATCGAGTACGCGCGCAACGACGACTACTGGGACAAGGGCAAGCCGTATCTCGACCGCGTGATCGTCAAGGTGATCGAAGACCCGGCCGCGCGCGCGGTCGCGTTCGAAAACGGCTCGGTCGATCTCGGCGCGGACACGCCGGTGCCGCTGTCCGACCTCGCGCGGCTGAAGGCCGATCCGAAACTCGCGATCGAGACGCGCGGCTACGAATTCCAGGCCGGCGTCGCGCGGATCGAATTCAACCTCGACAACCCGGTGCTGAAGAACCTGAAGGTGCGCCAGGCGATTGCATCGGCAATCGACCGCGACGTGATCCGCAAGGTGATCTACTACGGTTACGCGACCGCCAGCGCGAGTCCGCTGATGCCGTCGAACCCGTACTACGATCCCGCGCCGACGCCGTATCCGTTCGACGTCGCGCGCGCGAACCGCCTGCTCGACGACGCCGGTTATCCGCGCCACGCGGACGGCACGCGCTTTTCGCTGACGCTCGACCCGCTGCCGATCGGCGACCTGCCCGCGCGCACCGCCGCGTACCTGAAGTCGGCGCTCGCGCGCGTCGGCATTGCGGTGACGATCCGCACCCAGGACCTGCCCGCGTATCTGAAGCGGATCTACACCGACCGCGACTTCGACTTCAGCGTGAACGGAATGAGCAACCTGTTCGATCCGGTCGTCGGCGTCGCGCGGCTCTATACGACCGACAACTTCCGGCCCGGCGTGCCGTTCACGAACGGCTCGCACTACAGCAACCCGGAGATCGACCGGCTGTTCGCGCAGGCCGCGCAGGAAACCGACGAAACGAAACGCAGGCAGTCGTTCTCGCAGATCCAGCGGATTCTCGAACGCGACCTGCCGGACCTGAACCTTGTATCGCCGCAATACGTGACCGTCTACGCGCGCAGCGTGCACGACGCGACGACGTCGCCGGACGGCACCGCCGCGAGTTTCGCGGACGTGTGGCTGCAACGCTGAACGGCCTGCTTCGCGATGGCCACCGACCGACCAGAAGGAGAAACACCGATGAACGCCCCTCATCGTCACCCGCTGCACGCCGATCATCACGCGCTGATCGCGGCCGCGACCGAACTCGGCCAGGCGTTCGCCGAACAGGCCGCCGACCACGACCGCACCGGCGACCCGCCTGCCGCGCAATTCGACGCGCTGCTCGCGGCGGGCCTGCTGCGCGCGAACATCGCGGCTGCCGACGGCGGTTTCGGCGCGGGCCTCGCGGTGTCGCGCGCGATCGTCGGCGAAATCGCGCGCGGCGATCCGTCGGTCGCGCTGATCCTCGCGATGCACTACAGCCAGCACGCGATGATCGTGCGGTCCGAACGC
The Paraburkholderia caballeronis genome window above contains:
- a CDS encoding MetQ/NlpA family ABC transporter substrate-binding protein; the encoded protein is MLMLPGFASAANDDAQRTLRIGFVPGPYADEFREGVEPQLVRKGYKIKYVEFRTGLEANQAVYSGEIAADVMQHEVYLKSYNDRNGTDLVGVVQVPTPPMGLYSTKHRTLADVKSGATVAVPNDPVNLERALKILQRIGWIRIRPNPNPVDVTERDLIANPAGIRIVPLENAQAPRALDDVDYAAIQGNFAISSGHRLTEALALEQMTSPYVNQVVVKATNRNSRTTTDIVEAYRSDAFRSAILGNHVYDGFRLPDYFGH
- a CDS encoding LLM class flavin-dependent oxidoreductase yields the protein MPVPSPASFIDSPASRILAQPLMLGLFLPIQAGGWSASTLPRTTDWSFDYNAGLVKQAEDFGFDLVFALSQWLPKGGYGGVFDGHALDSFMTLAALTARTERIVLVATSHVLYGPWHPLHFAKFCATLDHISNGRWGINVVTGHRAVEHEMFGWQRIEHDRRYELAAEFLDAVQQLWAQPDNFTCHPLQSSWRLNGAFVTPKPRYGRPLLVNATGSDAGIEFAARYSDVVFITSPAGSEIEAALAALPEHTARVKAAAARHGRPVRTLINPMVICRETPAEARAYRDAIVAHGDEGSFQRFDSDAHAWRGNAAQRQAAAARAVGGNISIVGSPEEIAAYIVRLHRAGIDGVQLSFFDFEPDLRFFGERVLPLLREAGLRH
- a CDS encoding ABC transporter substrate-binding protein; this encodes MSRLWYTRCPAPTPFGIAAQQGLLQQEFAADGIDVAALQDADDVLIRRSHFTHSQPWSFRQGGNIPALWARSQGSDTRLIGVSWVDEFQALLTLDPHLEATRASLAGRRFGLPLNTRAQVVDFHRATALRGFASLLDAAGASLADVELIDLPHAPRGLEDAKPAADAPIGAWLDAQRSHEFAREAQALLRGEVDVVFVKGATGLDIANVTGARVLIDIGAQRDRRLHANNGTPRPLTVDAQLLRERPDLVERVLVRTLDVGDWAGAHPVEVASYVGREVRSAEHWVRRAYPGGLHRQLAIGLDADALDALSNFKRFLFEHAFIPNDFDFAQWVDPAPLAAALERRQAAGRAAA
- a CDS encoding ABC transporter substrate-binding protein — its product is MIQNLLRTALVRCGVLSLAGACALAGPAAFAQTRGGTLNFVVTPEPTALVDVATTAVNVLKVSPKVVEGLLDYDFDFRPKPSLATSWEVADDGRRYVFHLRRGVKWQDGQPFTSADVAWSLQTLRSVHPRAKTTFANVTDIATPDPYTVVITLSKPAPYLIRAFSSSETPILPKHVYEGRDVLSNPANNAPIGTGPFRFVKWVRGSYIEYARNDDYWDKGKPYLDRVIVKVIEDPAARAVAFENGSVDLGADTPVPLSDLARLKADPKLAIETRGYEFQAGVARIEFNLDNPVLKNLKVRQAIASAIDRDVIRKVIYYGYATASASPLMPSNPYYDPAPTPYPFDVARANRLLDDAGYPRHADGTRFSLTLDPLPIGDLPARTAAYLKSALARVGIAVTIRTQDLPAYLKRIYTDRDFDFSVNGMSNLFDPVVGVARLYTTDNFRPGVPFTNGSHYSNPEIDRLFAQAAQETDETKRRQSFSQIQRILERDLPDLNLVSPQYVTVYARSVHDATTSPDGTAASFADVWLQR